Part of the Clostridium cylindrosporum DSM 605 genome is shown below.
GTTTTTTATAGCAAAACTAGAGGATTTAAATCTTCCCTTGAAGCTTCATTATTTGAAGACAATATTCCAGTAGATGTATATAAAAATGTTATAAGTACTGTGTCTAAGGGTATTCCTTTACTTGATGAGTATATAGGTATTAAGAAAAAAGAGCTTGGTCTTTCTGAGATGCATTTATATGATTTATATGCACCAACAGTTAAAAGTTCAAATACTAAGGTAGACTTCGAAAAAGCTAAGGAAATGATTAAAACATCACTTAATATTTTAGGTAATGATTATAAATCAATTTTAGATGAAGCTTTTAATAATAAATGGATTGATGTTTATTATAATAAAGGAAAGTATACAGGGGCATATTCATGGGGTTCATATGATACAAAACCCTATATACTTTTAAACTATAAAGAAAAATTAGATGATGTTTTGACTCTAGCACATGAACTTGGTCATTCTATACATTCTTATTACTCAAGAAAGACACAGCCATATGTATATTCATCATATACTATATTTTGTGCAGAGGTAGCATCTATTACAAATGAATGCCTAATGTATCTTTATCTTATGGAAACATTAAAAGGTGAAGAAAGAAGATATGTTATAGATGAATTTTTAGAAAGTATAAGAACTACTTTCTTTAGACAAGGGATGTTTGCAGAATTCGAAATGCTATCACATGGAGAAGCTGACAAAGATGAAGCTTTAAATGGGGAAGAATTATCAAAAATCTGGATTGATCTTTATAAGAAATATTATGGTAATGTATGTGTTATTGACAAGGATATTTCATCAGAGTGGGCAAGAATACCTCACTTCTTTGATTCCTTTTATGTTTATAAGTATGCAACTGGTCTTTCAGCAGGAATAAGTATGGCAAAATCAATTTTAGAAAATGAAGAAAACCTTAACAAATATATTGAATTTTTAAAGTCAGGTGGAAGCGACTATTCAATAGAGCTTTTGAAAAAGGCAGGAGTTGACTTTACTACCACTAAACCTTTAGATGATACTCTTGAGATGTTTAAGTATCTTTTAGATGAATATAAGAAGTAAAATTTAACATAATAAAATTTTATAATAAGACATAATTTTTGAATAATTTATTCTGTTGATATGTATAGAGTTTATTAAATATGGAAACAATCTAGGTATATTCATGTAAGGGATACCTTTCCTACATGTAAATAACTTTAAAGAACTTATCCCAATCCCCCCCTATAGGGCCATTATTGGCCCTGTTTTTTTATGTCCAAAACTGTAATACTTTGAGGAAAGTTTTAACACATATGATTGGATATAGTGACAAATTTTACAGGTAGTTAAGCCTATAATTGGATTAGTGGTTTACTTTTTATTTGGAGGTAAGTTAGTGGGGGAAAGTGTATATATAGATGTTTTGATGTTTCAAAATATCGCAATGAATTTTTTTCTTTTATATCTACTAAGTAGATTGACTAATATTAGTTCTAAATGGTGGAAAATTATTTTAGCAGCGTTAATTGGATCATTATACGTTTTTGTATTATTCGTACCCCGTCTTCACATATTCTACTCTCTTATATTTAAGATAATTGTTTCTTTTATTATGATACTAGTAGCTTTTACTCCTAAAGGTTTTAAAAAATTTATAAGATTAACCCTTGTGTTTTATACAGAAGCATTTCTTTTAGGGGGAGGAATTATAGGTTTATTTTATTTAATATATGGTGACATAAATACTTTAGATAGTGCATTTTTGTTAAGTAAAATTTCACCGGGATTTATTATTGTTGGAAGTATTATTACAACTATATTTGTTAAGATAGGTTTTGATGTTTTTGAATCCTATAGTAGAGAAGAAGAAAGTAAGGTTGAACTTGAGGTATATATTGATGGTAAAAGCTGCATATTAAAGGGGTTTATAGATACTGGTAATTACTTAAAGGATCCTTTAAATGGCTCGAAAGTAGTTGTAAGCTGTTTATATGCATTAAAGGATATAATTCCAATTGAAAAAATAGATATTTCTAACTTTGAAATAAATA
Proteins encoded:
- the pepF gene encoding oligoendopeptidase F; amino-acid sequence: MLEVKERSAIEDKYKWDIDTIYSSKEDILRDKEKIDLLVNEIISLKGKILDSGENLYKVLWLSDEAERITGKILSFTFMKRDEDNSNSDNQNLASLGEKINVDVDSKLSFIVPEILSQGDEKIYNLIGAYEKLSLYKRLLDELIRKKKIVLSESEEKILSASQEVSLSFENIYKMLSYVDLKYPKIKDSKGDEFELNDSNYSTFIRSDDRVLRENAFKGMLGTYEGFKSTYGAILSSSIKKDVFYSKTRGFKSSLEASLFEDNIPVDVYKNVISTVSKGIPLLDEYIGIKKKELGLSEMHLYDLYAPTVKSSNTKVDFEKAKEMIKTSLNILGNDYKSILDEAFNNKWIDVYYNKGKYTGAYSWGSYDTKPYILLNYKEKLDDVLTLAHELGHSIHSYYSRKTQPYVYSSYTIFCAEVASITNECLMYLYLMETLKGEERRYVIDEFLESIRTTFFRQGMFAEFEMLSHGEADKDEALNGEELSKIWIDLYKKYYGNVCVIDKDISSEWARIPHFFDSFYVYKYATGLSAGISMAKSILENEENLNKYIEFLKSGGSDYSIELLKKAGVDFTTTKPLDDTLEMFKYLLDEYKK
- the spoIIGA gene encoding sigma-E processing peptidase SpoIIGA — translated: MGESVYIDVLMFQNIAMNFFLLYLLSRLTNISSKWWKIILAALIGSLYVFVLFVPRLHIFYSLIFKIIVSFIMILVAFTPKGFKKFIRLTLVFYTEAFLLGGGIIGLFYLIYGDINTLDSAFLLSKISPGFIIVGSIITTIFVKIGFDVFESYSREEESKVELEVYIDGKSCILKGFIDTGNYLKDPLNGSKVVVSCLYALKDIIPIEKIDISNFEINKEFRDCIAASRLRIIPYKAIGVDNGILTGIKTDMVIAKSKNKVKVNKGVTVALHNKSFLGDGAYDAIAYPEILS